In one Planctomycetota bacterium genomic region, the following are encoded:
- a CDS encoding GNAT family N-acetyltransferase, with the protein MAGVLVSMIRYDLEGLPQFALARPFSIRWYRPGDSAAWTRIHVAADRFNAFPPGRFAEQFGADEAVLAARQAYLCDGEGREIGTATAWFDASYRGQPYGRIHWVAIMPGWQGRGLAKPLLAVACRRLRELGHERAYLLTYTARTAAVNLYLSFGFVPDIRSDEELAAWRAAREQFKPAYWRRAREAVPELA; encoded by the coding sequence ATGGCAGGCGTCCTGGTCTCGATGATTCGGTACGATCTGGAGGGCCTCCCCCAGTTCGCTCTGGCGCGCCCGTTTTCGATCCGATGGTATCGGCCTGGGGACAGCGCGGCGTGGACGCGCATCCATGTGGCCGCCGACAGGTTCAACGCCTTCCCGCCGGGCCGGTTCGCGGAGCAGTTCGGCGCCGACGAGGCGGTGCTCGCCGCGCGCCAGGCCTACTTGTGCGACGGCGAGGGCCGCGAGATCGGCACGGCCACGGCCTGGTTCGACGCCTCCTACCGCGGCCAGCCCTACGGCCGCATCCACTGGGTCGCCATCATGCCCGGGTGGCAGGGCAGGGGGCTGGCCAAACCGCTGCTGGCGGTCGCGTGCCGCCGCCTGCGCGAGCTGGGCCATGAGCGGGCCTACCTGCTCACCTACACGGCGCGGACCGCCGCGGTGAACCTCTACTTGAGCTTCGGCTTCGTGCCGGACATTCGCTCGGATGAGGAACTCGCGGCGTGGCGCGCCGCCCGGGAGCAGTTCAAGCCCGCCTACTGGCGCCGCGCGCGTGAGGCCGTCCCCGAGCTGGCTTGA
- a CDS encoding endo-1,4-beta-xylanase: protein MMLPLVSLATMLALGPSAAEPDQAAAIRQHRMGTLVVRTAPNAAVKVTQLRHEFWFGTAINHRAFQNLDNPSPDAARYLEILKSHFNAAVHENEMKWYSTERNGPGVPDYAMADRMLDWCERNGLAMRGHTIFWGIEQYVPKWQKDLDDAALRKAIERRAKEVTSRYKGRIAEFDLNNEMMHGDWYAKRLGPGIVADMFRWAKEGNPDARLYINDYGVLQSGGEAYAKHIQGFLDRGIPVGGIGIQGHSGAHIDPAKVKATLDRLAAFKLPIKITEFDMNTKDEQAKARGHEALYRTCFAHPAVDGILIWGFWQGSHWLPDAALWKKDWTPTPAAEVHRRLVYDEWWTRFEGKADAAGRCEVPAFFGRHRVEAGGKTVEATLRKAEGKATVRVGAE, encoded by the coding sequence ATGATGCTGCCGCTTGTTTCTCTCGCCACGATGCTCGCCCTCGGACCCTCCGCCGCGGAGCCCGACCAGGCCGCCGCCATCCGCCAGCACCGGATGGGCACGCTCGTCGTCCGCACCGCGCCGAACGCCGCGGTGAAGGTGACGCAGCTCCGCCACGAGTTCTGGTTCGGCACGGCCATCAATCACCGCGCGTTTCAGAACCTCGACAACCCCAGCCCCGACGCCGCCAGATACCTTGAAATCCTCAAGTCCCACTTCAACGCCGCCGTCCACGAGAACGAGATGAAGTGGTACTCCACCGAACGCAACGGCCCGGGTGTGCCCGACTATGCGATGGCCGACCGCATGCTCGACTGGTGCGAGCGGAACGGCCTGGCGATGCGCGGCCACACGATCTTCTGGGGCATCGAGCAATACGTCCCGAAGTGGCAGAAGGACCTCGACGACGCCGCGCTCCGCAAGGCCATCGAGCGGCGCGCCAAGGAGGTCACCTCGCGCTACAAGGGCCGCATCGCCGAGTTCGACCTCAACAACGAGATGATGCACGGCGACTGGTATGCCAAGCGCCTCGGCCCGGGCATCGTGGCCGACATGTTCCGCTGGGCCAAGGAGGGCAACCCCGACGCCCGCCTCTACATCAACGACTACGGCGTCCTCCAATCGGGCGGCGAGGCCTACGCCAAGCACATCCAGGGCTTCCTCGACCGCGGCATCCCCGTGGGCGGCATCGGCATCCAGGGCCACAGCGGCGCCCACATTGACCCCGCCAAGGTCAAGGCCACGCTCGACCGCCTCGCCGCCTTCAAGCTCCCCATCAAGATCACCGAGTTCGACATGAACACGAAGGACGAGCAGGCCAAGGCCCGCGGCCACGAGGCTCTCTACCGCACCTGCTTCGCCCACCCGGCCGTGGACGGCATCCTCATCTGGGGCTTCTGGCAGGGCTCCCACTGGCTGCCCGACGCCGCGCTCTGGAAGAAGGACTGGACGCCCACCCCCGCCGCCGAGGTCCATCGCCGCCTGGTCTACGACGAGTGGTGGACGCGCTTCGAGGGCAAGGCCGACGCGGCCGGCCGCTGCGAGGTCCCCGCCTTCTTCGGCCGTCACCGCGTCGAGGCCGGGGGCAAGACGGT